One region of Bacterioplanoides sp. SCSIO 12839 genomic DNA includes:
- a CDS encoding acyl-CoA desaturase: MTTSFEQRPDEATLNAFQQELDEIRDEALARRGQKDADYIRNVIRVQRGCEIAGRVLMVLGFVPPFNSLWWAVWGLGVALLSLAKILDNMEIGHNVMHGQYDWMNDPHINSRHFNWDIAADSDSWKRYHNHEHHTYTNIIGKDRDFGYGLLRLSDDIPWRPKNLYQFFTYLNLSLLFQWGVAYHELAAERIFFGKRRSESHLPISRTQLKKDFFSKINKQVFKDYIFFPLLVLPFGLAIAGWILLGNVIANLARNLWTSTIIFCGHFTEEVHTFDENDCKDETRGQWYYRQILGSSNLEGARWFHILTGHLSCQIEHHLFPDVPARHYVWMAERVQQVCDKYHIPYNTGSFGHQYLTVVKRVLRYSLPDKKQQSSGTLPAS; this comes from the coding sequence ATGACAACTTCATTTGAACAGCGCCCGGATGAGGCAACCTTAAATGCATTTCAGCAGGAGCTGGATGAAATCCGTGATGAAGCACTGGCCCGGCGTGGTCAGAAAGATGCCGACTATATCCGCAATGTGATACGAGTACAGCGAGGCTGCGAAATTGCTGGTCGTGTATTGATGGTGCTTGGATTTGTGCCACCCTTTAATTCGCTGTGGTGGGCAGTTTGGGGCTTAGGAGTGGCGTTATTATCGTTGGCGAAAATCCTCGATAATATGGAAATTGGCCATAACGTAATGCACGGTCAATACGACTGGATGAATGACCCGCATATCAATTCCCGTCACTTTAACTGGGATATCGCCGCCGACAGTGATTCCTGGAAGCGTTATCACAACCATGAACACCACACTTACACCAATATCATCGGCAAAGACCGTGACTTTGGTTATGGCTTGTTACGTTTAAGTGACGATATTCCCTGGCGCCCCAAAAACCTGTATCAGTTTTTTACCTACCTGAACCTGAGTTTATTGTTTCAATGGGGTGTGGCGTATCACGAACTGGCGGCTGAGCGTATTTTCTTTGGCAAACGCCGCAGCGAAAGCCACTTGCCGATCAGTCGGACACAGCTGAAAAAAGACTTCTTCAGTAAAATTAACAAGCAGGTGTTTAAGGACTATATTTTCTTTCCCTTGTTAGTGTTGCCGTTTGGCCTGGCCATTGCCGGATGGATTTTATTGGGCAACGTTATTGCTAACCTGGCGCGAAACCTGTGGACTTCCACCATTATTTTTTGTGGTCATTTCACCGAAGAGGTTCACACCTTTGACGAAAATGACTGCAAAGATGAAACCCGCGGCCAATGGTATTATCGCCAGATTCTGGGATCGTCCAACCTGGAAGGTGCGCGTTGGTTCCATATATTAACGGGTCACCTGAGCTGTCAGATTGAACATCATTTGTTCCCGGATGTTCCGGCGCGCCATTATGTATGGATGGCTGAGCGTGTTCAGCAGGTGTGTGATAAGTACCACATACCTTACAACACCGGATCATTTGGGCATCAATATCTGACCGTTGTGAAGCGGGTGCTGCGTTACTCACTGCCGGATAAAAAACAGCAGTCGAGCGGTACTCTACCGGCGAGCTGA
- a CDS encoding flavin reductase family protein, giving the protein MTTLIDGRSRQSLSLMERVRESKAWSWLAESLTQDKRFSYYFEPLMQMLVPNWSSVYSRATILTSRNETDDVFTLVIRPQKGWVKERFLAGQHIELITEKDGVRSHRTFSISSSPEYFRKTGLIELTIRVQDQGAITPWLQQHFVQGGLANISAPFGDFTLEHIAAEKGNGAPVLMIAGGSGITPFRSMLQQLQATGESRPVHLMYYARNDEQFLFRHEFERLLKEQKHVSLSLMNGEQVGFIQAQHFSDLPVDILNPELQVMICGPTPMIQLARQEAELAGIAAERIAFEYFGAAPIDQVDGVEGQQHVSCTTSSVQLLSDSEHPKSLLELAEEADLKPVSGCRIGVCHQCICKKQSGVVYNTKTQQYSDTGPQEIQLCVSVPVTDVALDL; this is encoded by the coding sequence ATGACGACACTGATCGATGGCAGAAGCCGCCAGTCATTATCACTTATGGAAAGAGTACGTGAGAGCAAAGCCTGGAGCTGGCTGGCAGAAAGCCTGACTCAGGATAAGCGTTTTTCTTATTATTTCGAACCGCTGATGCAAATGCTGGTACCTAACTGGAGCAGTGTGTATAGCCGTGCCACCATCCTGACATCACGTAATGAGACTGACGATGTTTTTACTCTGGTGATTCGGCCACAAAAAGGCTGGGTTAAAGAGCGCTTTCTGGCCGGCCAGCACATTGAGCTGATCACTGAAAAAGACGGGGTTCGTAGCCATCGTACCTTCAGCATCTCGTCATCACCGGAATATTTCCGCAAAACCGGCCTGATTGAACTCACCATTCGTGTACAGGATCAGGGAGCCATCACTCCGTGGTTACAACAGCATTTTGTACAGGGAGGGTTGGCAAATATTTCAGCGCCGTTTGGTGACTTTACACTGGAGCATATAGCCGCTGAAAAAGGCAATGGCGCCCCGGTTCTGATGATTGCCGGTGGCAGTGGTATCACTCCGTTCCGGTCAATGTTGCAGCAGCTGCAGGCAACGGGTGAATCCCGCCCGGTGCATTTAATGTATTACGCTCGTAATGACGAACAGTTTCTATTTCGTCATGAGTTTGAGCGTTTGTTGAAAGAACAGAAGCATGTGTCCTTATCACTGATGAATGGCGAGCAGGTGGGTTTTATCCAGGCTCAGCATTTCAGTGACTTGCCCGTGGATATTCTGAACCCAGAACTTCAGGTCATGATTTGTGGGCCAACGCCGATGATTCAGTTGGCCAGGCAGGAGGCCGAGCTAGCTGGTATTGCCGCTGAGCGTATTGCTTTCGAATATTTCGGTGCGGCCCCGATTGATCAGGTAGACGGTGTTGAAGGTCAGCAGCATGTGTCCTGTACCACGTCTTCGGTACAGCTATTGAGTGATTCAGAGCACCCTAAGTCTCTGCTGGAACTGGCAGAAGAGGCGGATCTTAAGCCGGTCAGTGGCTGTCGTATCGGGGTATGCCACCAGTGTATCTGCAAAAAGCAAAGTGGCGTGGTGTACAACACCAAGACCCAGCAGTATTCGGATACCGGCCCTCAGGAAATTCAATTATGTGTCTCTGTGCCCGTCACGGATGTGGCGCTGGATTTATAA
- a CDS encoding DUF3302 domain-containing protein — MTTGFEWVALAILLLGITMVIYALVWLHGIPHHIAENNDHPHKSAIHVACWLSVFTLHALWPLVYLWAILPEKRLQVDVNRSDDGLAERIEKLEAQLAQTQSADSQQQQPLQQQGS, encoded by the coding sequence ATGACCACAGGATTTGAGTGGGTGGCACTCGCCATCCTTCTGTTAGGCATCACCATGGTGATTTATGCATTAGTCTGGCTCCATGGCATTCCTCATCACATTGCCGAAAACAACGATCACCCGCATAAATCTGCAATTCATGTTGCTTGCTGGCTGAGTGTTTTCACCTTACATGCGTTATGGCCGCTGGTGTATCTGTGGGCCATTTTGCCGGAGAAACGTTTACAAGTAGACGTAAACCGCAGTGACGATGGCCTGGCTGAGCGCATCGAAAAACTGGAAGCTCAGCTGGCACAAACTCAATCAGCTGACTCACAGCAACAACAACCATTACAACAACAGGGAAGCTAA
- a CDS encoding efflux RND transporter periplasmic adaptor subunit — protein sequence MVAEPNTPLKKGDVLLKIDDTLYRSRLEQVQAQLELAKIRLDQATKLAKRNAGTEFDRQGAEAEVERLMAAVDEAEFNLANCTIVAPADGMVTQELVRPGQFVMPMAFSQLMIFVHNEQSWLGSFPQQALQGMANGEAAELAITAAPGHVFSAQVERVVPAMGEGMVAASGQPIKGAYDRAPGRVLVMIKMTDERAADLKLPVGTDAMATIFTTDRHLLNLVRGLIMRIKSWENWIFH from the coding sequence GTGGTTGCCGAACCCAACACCCCGCTGAAAAAAGGCGATGTGTTACTCAAAATTGATGACACGTTATACCGCTCTCGCTTAGAGCAGGTTCAGGCCCAGCTTGAACTGGCCAAAATTCGCCTGGATCAGGCCACCAAACTTGCCAAGCGTAACGCCGGTACTGAATTTGACCGCCAGGGCGCAGAAGCGGAAGTTGAACGTTTAATGGCAGCCGTTGATGAAGCGGAATTTAACCTGGCTAACTGCACCATTGTGGCTCCGGCCGATGGCATGGTGACACAGGAGCTGGTCAGACCGGGCCAATTTGTCATGCCCATGGCTTTCAGCCAGCTGATGATTTTTGTTCATAATGAACAATCCTGGTTAGGATCATTCCCGCAACAAGCTTTACAGGGAATGGCGAACGGAGAAGCGGCTGAGTTGGCTATTACTGCAGCACCGGGCCATGTGTTTTCTGCACAAGTTGAACGTGTTGTTCCGGCGATGGGCGAAGGCATGGTCGCCGCCAGTGGCCAGCCAATCAAAGGGGCTTATGATCGGGCACCAGGCCGTGTTCTGGTCATGATTAAAATGACCGATGAACGTGCAGCTGATCTGAAACTGCCGGTGGGTACTGATGCCATGGCAACAATTTTCACCACCGACCGCCACTTATTGAATCTGGTTCGTGGTTTGATTATGCGCATTAAAAGCTGGGAGAACTGGATTTTCCACTAG
- a CDS encoding fructosamine kinase family protein, whose protein sequence is MNASAAHQYIPQDDNDQIVLEILQHAVKYQNLFPQSVEIKGYNLQSHSGQTQITVQTAAGAYFIKCRSLESHLQSLAEQRCLKALMQSNTLATCAPLAASTISSDTQQISYLILQHLPLAVHGDWFSAGQQLAQMHQHESEQGYGFGCTTYCGDTPQDNNWNTNWADFFIQQRLMPLINQLEQQHIRFSNSEPCLQKCQQILSEHQPAAALLHGDLWSGNVGFNPDKSLAYPMVFDPASYYGDGETDLAMTELFGRFPKKFYQGYHSVIAADSGYEMRRPIYQLYHILNHALLFGEHYIDQAEQLMQEILFH, encoded by the coding sequence ATGAATGCATCGGCTGCACATCAATACATCCCTCAGGATGATAATGACCAGATCGTGCTGGAAATACTGCAACATGCAGTGAAGTATCAGAATTTATTTCCACAATCCGTGGAGATTAAAGGTTACAACCTTCAGAGCCACTCCGGTCAGACACAAATTACCGTGCAAACGGCAGCGGGTGCTTATTTTATTAAATGCCGTTCGTTGGAAAGCCACCTTCAGAGCCTCGCCGAGCAACGCTGTTTAAAAGCGCTGATGCAAAGCAATACGCTCGCGACCTGCGCTCCTTTAGCCGCCTCAACCATCAGCAGCGACACCCAGCAAATAAGTTATCTGATCCTGCAACACCTGCCACTGGCCGTTCATGGCGACTGGTTCAGTGCCGGGCAGCAGCTGGCACAAATGCATCAGCATGAATCCGAACAAGGCTATGGCTTTGGCTGTACCACCTATTGCGGTGATACACCACAGGACAATAACTGGAATACCAACTGGGCTGACTTTTTTATCCAGCAGCGATTGATGCCACTAATTAATCAGCTTGAGCAACAACACATTCGCTTCAGCAACAGCGAGCCATGCTTGCAAAAATGTCAGCAGATTTTATCCGAACACCAGCCTGCAGCGGCTTTGCTTCATGGTGATTTATGGTCGGGAAATGTCGGTTTTAATCCGGATAAATCACTGGCCTATCCGATGGTGTTTGACCCGGCCAGTTATTATGGTGACGGCGAAACCGACCTGGCGATGACGGAGTTATTCGGCCGTTTTCCGAAGAAGTTTTATCAGGGTTACCACAGCGTGATTGCCGCAGACTCAGGGTATGAGATGCGGCGTCCTATTTATCAGCTGTATCACATTCTTAATCATGCTTTGCTGTTTGGTGAGCATTACATTGATCAGGCAGAACAGCTGATGCAGGAAATTTTATTTCACTAA
- a CDS encoding isochorismatase family protein produces MNKHNTGLILVDVQGKLAEQMVDYQGLFERLRVLIAGAQLMDIPIVWMEQLPAKLGATRDEIIDLLPGQALEKNTFSGLKNEKIVQTIQSHKRSSWLVAGIEAHICVYQTVSDLLSQKYDVQLVTDAVSSRSEENRALAIAKMQSLGASLTSVEMALFELQEIAEGDVFPELIRLVK; encoded by the coding sequence ATGAATAAACACAATACCGGCCTGATTCTGGTGGACGTTCAGGGTAAATTGGCTGAGCAAATGGTCGATTATCAAGGCTTGTTCGAGCGCCTGAGAGTATTAATTGCCGGTGCTCAGCTGATGGATATTCCGATCGTCTGGATGGAGCAACTGCCTGCTAAGCTGGGAGCCACCCGGGATGAAATCATTGATTTATTACCGGGTCAGGCGCTGGAAAAAAATACCTTTTCCGGTTTAAAAAACGAAAAAATAGTTCAAACAATTCAATCTCATAAGCGCAGTAGCTGGTTAGTGGCTGGTATTGAAGCGCATATATGTGTTTATCAGACGGTGTCTGATTTGTTGTCTCAAAAATACGATGTGCAATTGGTGACGGATGCGGTGAGTTCACGCTCTGAAGAAAACAGAGCGCTGGCTATCGCAAAAATGCAGTCTCTGGGGGCCAGTCTGACGTCTGTCGAAATGGCCCTGTTTGAACTTCAGGAAATTGCTGAAGGTGATGTGTTTCCGGAGCTGATACGGTTAGTGAAATAA
- a CDS encoding Dyp-type peroxidase codes for MTNTSVLPAAQAGLYREPGIHAHYLEYQLLPNVDADAVKRTIAQALIPVADCYVGVAFGAQAWDRLQPQWRPAELVPFAEVAAKHVMPATQADVFFWLHGEDRGEVMAAALQVQQQLAEVASITLDVSGFKNQASRDLTGFVDGTANPKEEKRIAAAQIPSGMPGAGGCYVFSQKWRHDLESFRKLTVKQQEAVIGRTKQDDIELEGDAMPADSHVSRTDVKVDGIAMKIYRRSTPYYQNADDKGLYFLCFASEVRRIQIQLERMVGATADGISDHLMAFSEPLSGSYWFMPAQADLLQLLKENP; via the coding sequence ATGACAAACACCAGTGTACTGCCCGCGGCTCAGGCGGGCTTGTATCGTGAGCCGGGTATCCATGCTCACTACCTTGAATATCAACTGCTTCCCAATGTCGATGCCGATGCGGTAAAGCGAACCATTGCTCAGGCATTAATTCCGGTTGCGGATTGTTATGTTGGCGTGGCTTTTGGCGCTCAGGCCTGGGACCGTTTGCAGCCGCAATGGCGTCCTGCTGAATTGGTTCCTTTTGCCGAAGTGGCGGCCAAACATGTGATGCCAGCGACTCAGGCTGATGTGTTTTTCTGGTTGCATGGCGAAGACCGCGGTGAAGTGATGGCCGCTGCGTTACAGGTTCAGCAGCAATTGGCTGAGGTCGCCAGTATCACATTAGATGTCAGCGGTTTTAAGAATCAGGCTTCGCGCGACTTAACCGGGTTTGTTGATGGTACGGCGAACCCGAAAGAAGAAAAGCGTATTGCGGCGGCACAAATCCCATCCGGTATGCCGGGTGCGGGCGGTTGTTATGTGTTTTCACAGAAGTGGCGTCATGATCTTGAATCGTTCCGCAAACTGACGGTAAAGCAGCAGGAAGCTGTGATTGGCCGTACCAAGCAGGATGATATTGAGCTGGAAGGTGATGCCATGCCAGCGGATTCACACGTCAGCCGTACCGATGTCAAAGTGGATGGCATAGCGATGAAAATTTATCGTCGCAGTACACCGTATTATCAGAATGCAGACGATAAAGGCTTGTACTTTTTATGTTTTGCCAGTGAGGTGCGGCGTATTCAGATCCAGCTTGAACGTATGGTGGGTGCAACGGCGGATGGTATCAGTGATCACCTGATGGCGTTCTCTGAGCCGCTGAGCGGTTCTTATTGGTTTATGCCAGCCCAGGCAGATCTGCTGCAGCTATTAAAAGAGAATCCGTAA
- the dld gene encoding D-lactate dehydrogenase, whose protein sequence is MDNQEFLALCRSAVGDHNVLTGDTKTEHYRTGFRSGGGDALAVLFPQTLKQQWQLLQACVEADKIIIMQAANTGLTEGSTPSGNDYDRDVVIINTRKLDKLILLNEGKQVVSFPGSSLFTLEKMLAPLKRAPHSVIGSSCIGASIVGGVANNSGGALIQRGPAYTELSLYAQITAEGELVLVNHLGINLGSSPEEILDNLENETFSPGDILQGDEKASASDYPEIIRDINANTPARYNADTSRLYESSGCAGKLAVFAVRLDTFAVAEREQTFYIGTNDADQLTELRRHILSEFKHLPEVAEYMHRDIYDIAEKYGKDTFMVINYFGTDMLPNMFALKGRIAATLNKISWLPKDIPDRVMQFASKFWPNMLPKRMQDFRKKYDHYLILKMSNDGIDEAKQYLTEYFGRDDRGDYFECSADEGKKAYLHRFAAAGAAIRYQAVHQNKVEDILALDIALPRNNLSWEEFLPEEISQHIEHSLYYGHFMCYVFHQDYIVKKGVDPKALKAKMLKLLKDREAKYPAEHNVGHLYEAEQGLKDFYQQLDPTNSFNPGIGKTDKHKRCCC, encoded by the coding sequence ATGGATAATCAAGAGTTTTTAGCTCTCTGCCGTTCGGCTGTTGGCGACCATAATGTATTAACCGGCGACACCAAAACGGAACATTACCGTACCGGCTTTCGCTCGGGTGGTGGTGATGCACTGGCGGTGTTATTTCCACAAACGCTGAAGCAGCAATGGCAATTATTGCAGGCGTGTGTTGAGGCCGACAAAATCATCATTATGCAGGCGGCTAACACTGGCCTGACCGAAGGTTCGACCCCAAGCGGTAATGACTACGATCGTGATGTGGTGATTATTAACACCCGTAAGCTGGATAAACTGATTCTGTTGAACGAAGGTAAGCAGGTGGTCAGTTTCCCGGGCTCATCTTTGTTCACTCTTGAGAAAATGCTGGCGCCACTTAAGCGTGCGCCACACTCGGTGATTGGTTCTTCGTGTATTGGTGCGTCGATTGTTGGCGGTGTTGCCAATAATTCCGGGGGTGCGTTAATTCAGCGTGGGCCAGCCTATACCGAGTTGTCGCTTTATGCGCAAATCACCGCTGAGGGCGAATTGGTATTGGTGAATCACCTGGGGATTAATCTGGGATCCTCCCCAGAAGAAATTCTCGACAATCTTGAGAATGAAACATTCAGCCCGGGCGATATTTTACAAGGCGATGAAAAAGCCTCGGCCAGCGACTATCCGGAAATTATCCGAGATATTAACGCCAATACCCCGGCTCGTTATAACGCCGATACGTCGCGCCTGTACGAGTCCAGTGGTTGTGCCGGCAAGCTGGCGGTATTTGCTGTTCGTCTGGATACCTTTGCCGTTGCCGAGCGTGAGCAAACCTTTTATATCGGCACCAATGATGCCGATCAGCTGACTGAGTTGCGTCGTCATATTCTGTCGGAATTTAAGCATTTGCCGGAAGTAGCCGAATACATGCACCGTGATATTTATGATATTGCGGAAAAATATGGCAAAGATACCTTTATGGTCATCAACTATTTTGGCACCGATATGCTGCCAAACATGTTTGCTCTTAAAGGTCGGATTGCAGCGACATTAAATAAAATCAGCTGGTTGCCTAAAGATATTCCCGACCGGGTGATGCAGTTCGCCAGTAAATTCTGGCCAAACATGCTGCCAAAACGTATGCAGGATTTCCGTAAAAAATACGATCATTACCTGATTCTTAAAATGAGTAATGACGGTATTGATGAAGCCAAACAATACCTGACGGAGTATTTTGGTCGTGACGACCGGGGTGATTATTTTGAATGCAGCGCCGATGAAGGAAAAAAAGCCTACCTGCATCGTTTTGCCGCCGCCGGTGCCGCCATTCGTTACCAGGCTGTTCATCAAAATAAAGTAGAAGATATCCTGGCATTGGATATTGCGTTACCGCGTAATAATCTCAGCTGGGAAGAGTTTCTGCCGGAAGAAATCAGCCAGCATATCGAGCACTCGCTCTATTATGGTCACTTTATGTGTTACGTCTTCCATCAGGATTACATCGTGAAAAAAGGCGTCGACCCAAAAGCACTAAAGGCTAAGATGCTGAAGCTGCTGAAAGATCGCGAAGCCAAATACCCTGCAGAGCACAATGTGGGTCATTTATACGAAGCTGAGCAGGGATTAAAAGATTTCTATCAGCAACTGGACCCAACCAACAGCTTTAACCCCGGGATTGGTAAAACCGATAAACATAAGCGCTGCTGCTGTTAA
- a CDS encoding lactate utilization protein C — MSSRDRILQRLKNAQAATPVSPSPLAFAATETRLKPAEYKSEFVQNLVDNHAEVIEISSQDLASTVQTLLADKQLERCLIGQNVEAAELNKALPQLEVYEQALDKEVLFQQVNAGICWAQYGLAETGSLMLETSVQQPRTLSLVPPVNIVVVRESDLLADFNQLVGSEYWQQKMAGETKPTNLLLVSGPSKTADIQQTLAFGAHGPKELVVILISE; from the coding sequence ATGAGTAGTCGTGACCGTATTTTACAGCGTTTGAAAAATGCTCAGGCTGCGACGCCAGTGTCGCCTTCGCCGCTAGCGTTTGCCGCCACTGAAACCCGCCTGAAACCGGCTGAGTATAAATCTGAATTTGTGCAGAACCTGGTCGATAATCATGCCGAAGTGATTGAAATTTCTTCCCAGGATCTGGCGTCAACCGTGCAAACTCTGCTGGCCGATAAGCAACTGGAACGTTGCCTGATAGGCCAGAATGTGGAAGCTGCAGAGCTTAATAAAGCCTTGCCGCAGCTGGAAGTTTATGAACAGGCACTGGATAAAGAGGTGCTGTTTCAGCAGGTGAATGCAGGCATTTGTTGGGCGCAATATGGCCTGGCTGAAACAGGATCACTGATGTTGGAAACCAGTGTGCAACAGCCCAGAACCTTATCACTGGTGCCGCCGGTGAATATTGTGGTGGTGCGTGAGTCCGATTTATTAGCCGATTTTAATCAACTGGTTGGTTCAGAATATTGGCAGCAGAAAATGGCGGGCGAGACAAAACCAACTAATTTATTGCTGGTTTCCGGGCCGAGTAAAACCGCTGATATTCAACAAACGCTGGCGTTTGGTGCACATGGCCCGAAAGAGTTAGTCGTTATTTTAATCAGTGAGTGA
- a CDS encoding LutB/LldF family L-lactate oxidation iron-sulfur protein encodes MNQIRVTQISADEMATLVNREEHEFADMQQRHFKARAKMSLENDELRASFLGASNFLVGKRKAMFPDEDELAALRDRGEAVRQHTLNQLPDLLEKLENNLTANGIVVHWAETADEACHLIHKILDTNNAKTVVKGKSMVTEEIELNHYLEARGIECLESDMGEYLVQLAKETPSHIIMPAIHKNKQQIARLMHSRAETSDGKGVPYSEDVDDLIGNARAILRDKFMTADAGISGVNMAVANSGTLCLVENEGNGRMTTTAPKLHIAVTGIEKVVEDFSQVPDVVKLLTRSATGQKITTYFNMISGPKKPEEKDGPEQVHLVLVDNGRSRIFNHETLKPTLQCIRCGACMNHCPVYARIGGHAYGSTYPGPIGQVVTPQIGGIDKHGDMLTACSLNGACGEACPVRIPLPKLIRELRAEAVSKDVNYVKPDSVRQVFNAVEGRGTKRTLMESLIWKGWAMAHDTPLLYRLMTGVMTRGRKLLPKKLAPWTNTRSMPQAAAKSLHQLAKERGLADQPERDATSNNGESS; translated from the coding sequence ATGAATCAGATCCGTGTTACCCAAATCAGCGCCGATGAAATGGCGACCCTGGTAAACCGCGAAGAACACGAATTTGCGGATATGCAGCAACGCCATTTTAAAGCCCGGGCAAAAATGTCACTGGAAAATGACGAATTGCGTGCCAGCTTTTTGGGCGCCAGCAATTTTCTGGTGGGAAAACGTAAAGCGATGTTTCCGGACGAAGATGAGCTGGCGGCGTTGCGCGATCGTGGCGAAGCGGTTCGCCAGCATACGTTAAATCAATTACCGGATTTATTAGAAAAGCTGGAAAATAATCTCACCGCTAACGGCATTGTGGTGCATTGGGCCGAAACGGCCGATGAAGCTTGCCACCTGATTCATAAAATTCTGGACACCAATAACGCCAAAACCGTGGTGAAAGGTAAATCCATGGTGACCGAGGAAATTGAATTAAATCATTACCTCGAAGCGCGTGGCATTGAATGTCTTGAATCCGATATGGGTGAATATCTGGTTCAGCTCGCCAAAGAAACACCGTCGCACATTATTATGCCGGCGATTCATAAAAATAAGCAGCAGATTGCCCGTTTGATGCACAGTCGCGCCGAAACCAGTGACGGCAAAGGGGTGCCTTACAGCGAAGATGTTGATGACTTAATTGGTAATGCCCGGGCGATTTTACGCGATAAATTTATGACCGCCGATGCTGGCATTTCCGGCGTTAACATGGCGGTTGCTAATAGCGGAACCCTGTGTTTAGTCGAAAATGAAGGCAATGGTCGTATGACCACCACCGCGCCTAAATTACACATTGCGGTCACCGGCATTGAAAAAGTGGTGGAGGATTTTTCTCAGGTCCCGGACGTGGTGAAACTGTTAACCCGCTCCGCCACGGGTCAGAAAATCACGACCTATTTTAATATGATTTCCGGGCCTAAAAAGCCAGAGGAAAAAGATGGGCCGGAACAGGTGCATCTGGTGCTGGTGGATAATGGCCGTTCGCGCATTTTTAATCACGAAACCTTAAAACCCACGTTGCAATGCATTCGCTGTGGCGCCTGTATGAATCACTGCCCTGTGTATGCCCGTATTGGTGGCCATGCGTATGGCTCAACCTATCCGGGGCCTATTGGTCAGGTGGTAACGCCACAAATTGGTGGCATTGATAAACACGGCGATATGTTAACGGCCTGCTCGTTAAATGGCGCCTGCGGTGAAGCTTGTCCGGTACGCATTCCGTTGCCCAAACTGATTCGTGAACTGCGGGCGGAAGCCGTAAGTAAAGACGTTAATTACGTTAAACCCGATTCAGTACGCCAGGTGTTTAATGCGGTTGAAGGACGTGGCACCAAACGCACATTAATGGAAAGCCTGATCTGGAAAGGTTGGGCAATGGCCCACGATACCCCGTTGCTGTACCGCCTGATGACCGGTGTAATGACACGTGGACGTAAATTATTACCGAAAAAACTCGCCCCCTGGACAAACACCCGATCCATGCCACAAGCCGCTGCTAAAAGTCTGCATCAGTTAGCAAAAGAGAGAGGTTTGGCCGATCAACCCGAGCGTGATGCGACAAGCAACAACGGAGAATCATCATGA
- a CDS encoding (Fe-S)-binding protein, with protein MSSMMNKRNRTYPAKPRAVYLMGTCLVDSFYPQAGMDAISLIEREGVKVIFPQGQTCCGQPAYNSGYDQEAREVARQQLKAFAEDIPVVVMMGSCAAMVHHDYISLFAGQPEQPQAQALAERTFEFSEFMVNVLQVELKETAQQPVKVALHTSCSARRSMQVAEEHKAVLSGLSGVQVVEPERVTECCGFGGTFAVKQADISAAMSADKADNIAATGADVLTSADCGCLMNISGTLDKQGRSMPAKHLATVLWERTQ; from the coding sequence ATGTCTTCGATGATGAATAAGCGCAATCGCACCTACCCGGCCAAGCCCCGGGCGGTATACCTGATGGGAACCTGTCTGGTGGACAGTTTTTACCCTCAGGCTGGTATGGATGCGATTTCTTTAATTGAGCGGGAAGGGGTCAAGGTGATTTTCCCTCAGGGCCAGACCTGTTGTGGCCAGCCTGCATACAACTCGGGCTATGACCAGGAAGCACGAGAGGTTGCTCGTCAGCAATTAAAAGCGTTTGCCGAAGACATTCCGGTGGTGGTGATGATGGGTTCCTGCGCCGCCATGGTTCATCACGATTATATCTCCCTGTTTGCGGGTCAGCCTGAACAGCCTCAGGCCCAGGCATTGGCTGAGCGCACCTTTGAGTTTTCTGAGTTCATGGTGAACGTGCTGCAGGTTGAGCTTAAAGAAACGGCTCAGCAACCGGTGAAAGTGGCGTTGCATACCTCTTGCAGTGCTCGTCGTTCGATGCAGGTCGCTGAAGAACACAAAGCGGTGTTGTCCGGCTTGTCGGGCGTTCAGGTTGTTGAGCCGGAGCGGGTCACGGAATGTTGTGGTTTTGGTGGCACCTTTGCAGTGAAACAAGCGGATATTTCGGCAGCGATGTCGGCCGATAAGGCAGACAACATTGCCGCAACCGGCGCCGATGTGCTCACCAGTGCCGATTGTGGATGCCTGATGAACATCAGTGGCACGTTAGATAAACAGGGCCGCTCGATGCCGGCCAAACACCTGGCAACGGTACTGTGGGAGCGCACACAATGA